In the genome of Cryptomeria japonica chromosome 8, Sugi_1.0, whole genome shotgun sequence, one region contains:
- the LOC131074326 gene encoding cyclin-dependent kinase C-2-like, producing the protein MAVASAGQLNLKEAPALGSRSLACFEKLEQIGEGTYGQVYMAKEIRTGEVVALKKIRMDNEKEGFPITAMREIKILSKLKHDNVIKLKEIVTSPGPENDEQGNSDVNKYNGSTYMVFEYMDHDLAGLSNRPGMRFSIPQIKCYMRQLLTGLHYCHINKVLHRDIKGANLLIDNNGILKLADFGLARSVGADQNQRLTNQVITLWYRPPELLLGSTMYGPAVDMWSVGCIFAELLNGKPILPGKSDLEQVNKIYELCGSPDESNWPGVSKLKHWSSLKPQKPMRRRVKEAFKNFDKHALDLLERMLTLDPSKRISAKDALDAEYFWTDPVPCLPSSLPKYEASHEFQTKRKRQQQRQQHDEMAKRQKNSHPQQHVRAPQQTVPQGHLPLRAAPNQAMPNPQPPVPVGPSHHYGAPRGPGGGQNRHPQGVRPLHPGQGAGYSTNRGYGGPPQQQGGYGTHGMGNQGPRGGAYGVRGVGYPQGRPYGGAAGGRGPNVGGGSRTQLYGGTNPTAGVPYRGQAYMQQQMQPGDVGASYAPSHRPDYRQPQ; encoded by the coding sequence ATGGCAGTGGCATCTGCTGGACAGCTCAATCTGAAGGAAGCCCCTGCATTGGGTTCTCGCAGCTTAGCTTGCTTTGAAAAGCTCGAACAGATTGGAGAAGGCACATACGGGCAAGTGTACATGGCAAAGGAGATCAGGACAGGGGAAGTTGTTGCTCTGAAGAAAATTCGCATGGATAATGAAAAAGAAGGGTTCCCTATTACTGCAATGCGAGAGATAAAAATTTTGAGCAAGCTGAAACATGATAATGTTATAAAGCTGAAGGAGATAGTGACTTCTCCAGGCCCAGAAAATGATGAACAAGGAAATTCAGATGTCAATAAGTACAATGGTAGTACCTATATGGTCTTTGAATATATGGATCATGACCTGGCCGGTTTATCAAATCGACCAGGAATGCGTTTTAGTATTCCTCAGATTAAGTGTTATATGCGACAGTTATTAACAGGGTTGCATTACTGTCATATCAACAAAGTCCTACATCGGGACATCAAAGGAGCAAATTTGCTAATAGACAATAATGGCATTCTAAAGCTTGCGGATTTTGGTCTGGCAAGATCTGTTGGCGCTGATCAAAACCAAAGGTTGACCAATCAAGTCATCACGCTGTGGTATAGGCCTCCTGAATTGCTGCTAGGATCGACAATGTATGGTCCTGCTGTTGACATGTGGTCAGTTGGATGCATATTTGCAGAGCTTCTTAATGGGAAACCGATTTTACCAGGGAAGAGTGATCTAGAGCAAGTCAATAAAATATATGAGCTATGTGGATCTCCAGATGAGAGTAATTGGCCAGGTGTTTCTAAACTAAAACATTGGAGCTCTTTAAAGCCACAAAAGCCAATGAGAAGACGTGTCAAAGAAGCCTTTAAAAACTTTGACAAAcatgctttggatcttttggaAAGAATGCTTACTTTGGATCCTTCCAAGAGAATAAGTGCGAAGGATGCCCTTGATGCAGAATATTTCTGGACTGATCCTGTTCCTTGTCTACCAAGCAGCTTGCCAAAATATGAAGCTTCACATGAGTTTCAAACAAAGAGGAAAAGGCAGCAACAAAGGCAACAACATGACGAAATGGCAAAGAGACAGAAAAATTCACATCCACAACAGCATGTTAGGGCTCCTCAACAAACAGTTCCGCAGGGACATCTTCCATTAAGGGCAGCTCCAAATCAAGCCATGCCCAATCCACAGCCTCCAGTTCCAGTTGGACCTAGTCATCATTATGGAGCACCGAGAGGTCCCGGAGGAGGCCAGAATAGGCATCCTCAGGGGGTGCGCCCTCTTCATCCAGGTCAAGGGGCAGGATACAGTACAAATCGAGGATATGGGGGCCCTCCTCAGCAACAAGGAGGTTACGGTACACATGGCATGGGGAATCAAGGACCAAGAGGAGGTGCCTATGGGGTCAGGGGTGTGGGATATCCTCAGGGAAGACCTTATGGTGGAGCAGCTGGAGGCCGAGGACCAAATGTGGGTGGAGGCAGCCGAACTCAATTGTATGGGGGGACAAACCCAACAGCTGGTGTACCTTATCGAGGTCAGGCTTACATGCAACAGCAAATGCAGCCTGGTGACGTGGGTGCTTCCTATGCTCCATCTCATAGACCTGACTATCGCCAGccccagtga